The following is a genomic window from Methanofastidiosum sp..
TATGATAACACTTTCATAACCTATTTTTTGAATATCTTTAAATGCTTCTAGAGATATTGTAGGGGCAATCTCTCTAACAGTGTATATGTTTCCATCTTCCAATCTGAACTTCATGAGCTGTCTTTTCATCTCATCTTCGGCCTTTTTTCTATCCGTTATGTCTCTTGCAATGCATAAAATATATGACTTTTTGTCAAGTTCTATTATTCTGCTACTAAGTTCAACGGGTATTCTTTTTCCAGATTTGTTGATATGTGTTGTTTCATAAAATAGTGATTTATTCTCATTTATTTTTTGTATTCTTTTTAGTATATAGTTGTGATATTCTTGAGGCTCAATATCATCTACGCTCATACTTCTAAGCTCATCCTTAGTGTAACCCAATCTTTGTGATGCTGTTTCATTAACCTCTAAAAATTTTCCATGAAAGTCATGAATAAATATGGCGTCGTTTGCACTGTCAAATAATGTTCTAAACTTTTTTTCCGCCTCTATTAATAGCTCCTCTGTTTTCTTACGCTCTGTTATATCAACTCCAACAGAAATGTAAAAAATTGTATTTCCACTTTCATCTTTTATAGGGGAGTTTCTCCAGAGAATATATTTTATCGACCCATCTTTGCATAGCCAAGTATTTTCGTGGTCCCAGTATAAATCCTCACCAGATACGATTTTTTCACTGACATTTGTCATGTATTTCTTTATGTCAGGGGGAATAAATTCAAGCCATTTTTTTCCAATAATATCTTCATTCGAATAGCCGAGTATTTTTTTACCATAGGTATTAAAACTAGTTATAGTTGTATCATTGTCCCATGTAAGAATAATTGCATTTGCAGTTTCTATAATACTTTCTAGGAACTCTTTTTTGTGAGATACTATTCCCTCTTTTTTCTTTATGGCCTTATTATCCGAGATCATTTTGCACTCTTTAGATTATGAGAACATATTTAATAAGAGTTACGTTATAAAATTTGTAACATTTTATACTATTTAGAAGAATAAAAAGTTATTTAAATGGCTTGAATATCCTAAAGACATGGCAGTAAAAATCGCTCAAATCATAGGAATTTTAATGGCAGTAGTGGGATTTATCCTTATACTTTCCAGCATAACAGGATATACAATAGAATTTTTGCCTTTGAAAGATGGTATTTTTGCTTTGGGTTTTGTTCTTGTTACAATAGGTCTACTCGTGGCATCTAAATTACCAGAACAATAATAGATTATAAATATTTTTAATCTTTAAAAAAAAATAAATTTTCTATTCTGAAAAGACTAACATTACAATAATTAACAGTATTGCCCATCCTGCCAAGAAAAGTGTTCTCGACTGTCCTGTAAATAAAGGCGTAACAAAAATTAATGAAGCTAAGAAAATCCCTGTTACTACCCATGCTTCTAAGTTTCCAGGTTTCCACCCCAACATACGTCTTTTAAAAATTGGCCTCATAGTTAGCCCAAAATTATTTTATTTATAAGTTTATACTTGGACTACCACCCTAGCAGGTATAGCTTCAAGATTTTCTATATTTAGGGGAAAACAGTAGACTGTAAATACCTCATCTTTAATCAAATCAAGATTAGTAAGATTCTCAATAACATAGATACTCTTATCGACCAAATACCTATCATATTTCCCATGATTTTTACCTTTGCCAAGCCCTAGAGCATCTATACCTACCATATTGACTTTCTTTTTGGAAAGCCATTCTATGACTTCAAAT
Proteins encoded in this region:
- a CDS encoding PAS domain S-box protein, with the protein product MISDNKAIKKKEGIVSHKKEFLESIIETANAIILTWDNDTTITSFNTYGKKILGYSNEDIIGKKWLEFIPPDIKKYMTNVSEKIVSGEDLYWDHENTWLCKDGSIKYILWRNSPIKDESGNTIFYISVGVDITERKKTEELLIEAEKKFRTLFDSANDAIFIHDFHGKFLEVNETASQRLGYTKDELRSMSVDDIEPQEYHNYILKRIQKINENKSLFYETTHINKSGKRIPVELSSRIIELDKKSYILCIARDITDRKKAEDEMKRQLMKFRLEDGNIYTVREIAPTISLEAFKDIQKIGYESVIISRTTEKEFQKYFNGNYKYLWLHEEEHDEKLSNLRKIEKYIGNLTRKTVILLDRIDYLITKYSFKETLNFFQNIRDLAYLNDLIILVPIDPQLLSEKELKFLEKDTKEIELRYGKTLSEDLLEILRYVYTKNKSGYKPSFSDIGIEFNITRPTIKKRIDKLIETNYLNISISGRNKVVELTHKGRDLFLG